The Acetomicrobium sp. S15 = DSM 107314 genomic interval ATTAAACGAGCTGTTGACGTCGGAGGAAGCGTCGCTGGCCACGCCAGACGTCACGTAGAGGCGCGCTTTTCTCCTGAAGTTGCTGCGAATAGACTGCTTGAGCTTTACTTGGACAGCACAGGTGGGAAACGATGAGTTTAAATGCCTTGGTTTTAGAAGGATTGAGAGGAGTTTTGAAGCCTACGTGGCGGGCCAACGCGGCGGTAGCACTCTTGAGTTCGCTCGTGAAGGCAGTCGGCCCCCGCAGGGACGTGGCAGACAACAACCTTAAAATGATTTTCCCACAGCTGACTTCAGGCCAGAGACGCAGCCTGATTAATGCCTCATACAAGCATTTGGTTTGGTCGATAGTGGAGTTTCTCTGTCTGGTAGATGAGCCCGAACTGGCGCTTCGCTGGGTAGTTGATGTAAATGGCGAGGAATACTTAGAGGCATACAAAAGACAAGGGAAGGGCATAGTTATACTTACCGGTCACATTGGTAACTGGGAGCTTTTAGCAGCTTGGCTTGTTTGCCGAGGGTATCCCTTGGTCGCCATAGTTCGCAAGCCTGACGACAGTGGAGTGGCGGATTTGCTGGATAGATACCGTGCCAGGCTCGGCATTGATGCTATACCTAAGGGGAAGTTTCTCATGCGGCAGGCTGTTCATAAGATTCGAGAAGGGGCGTTTGTCGGTTTTTTGGCCGATCAAGCTGGCAGCGAAAACGAACCTAAGCTGCCGTTTATGGGAAAATTATGCTACACTGTAGGTGGACCGGCTGCGCTGAGTTTATTGACTGGCGCTCAAATAGTGCCAGTCGTGGCGTATCGCTTAAAGCCATTTCGCCATAAAGTGATTGTTGGTGCTCCGCTGACACCGCGTCGCGATTTGCCGCGCAATCAAGCTATCAACGTCATGACGGAACGAGCCAATGCCATCCTTGAGGGTATGATATTAAGACATCCGGAACAATGGCT includes:
- a CDS encoding lysophospholipid acyltransferase family protein encodes the protein MSLNALVLEGLRGVLKPTWRANAAVALLSSLVKAVGPRRDVADNNLKMIFPQLTSGQRRSLINASYKHLVWSIVEFLCLVDEPELALRWVVDVNGEEYLEAYKRQGKGIVILTGHIGNWELLAAWLVCRGYPLVAIVRKPDDSGVADLLDRYRARLGIDAIPKGKFLMRQAVHKIREGAFVGFLADQAGSENEPKLPFMGKLCYTVGGPAALSLLTGAQIVPVVAYRLKPFRHKVIVGAPLTPRRDLPRNQAINVMTERANAILEGMILRHPEQWLWFHRRWRLKETSNVDL